CAATGTAAGACCTGATTCTTTGAAGCATCAACTTGTCACGCGAATATTCACCTTGAATTGGATATAGAGTGACCCTGTTTCTGTGCACTGGAATTGTAGAAGCTGGATCAGTGAGAATGAGTACACTGCTTTGGGGCATTGTCACCTACAATTGTAATTTACCTTTCAACTGAAGTAACAAACCCTCGGTACAAATAAAAACAATTTAAATGATATATGTAAAAAGTAAAcaagaaaattccaaaaatatGCAAGTGCATGAATACAGTCGTCAAATAACAGACTATAGATCCTCACAACAAAGTTACACCAATTTGAACGAGGAACCGGTGTCATGTAAAATAATAGATTTCATCATCCGCAACTTGAAACTTGTGATACTATTGCATCTATGGCTTTAATAGTAACATTGTAACCAGCTTGTTAAAGTAATTGCATAACACAGACAGCTACCATAATGTGCACAAACAAGTCGTGATAGTCTCCAAAATCAAAATAACCATTGCAAGTTGGGGCTGCAACAGGTCCATAGCATTAGTTGACTATTGCATAAAAGGAAAGGAAAAGATCAACGTGCAGCGCAAGATGCACAAATTCTGAACATTTTCTTTAACCATATACCCAGTGGATATATAGATGATACTCTGTAATCTACAAGACTACAACTATGTCAGAAGACTCAGAATCAGAACACATTATGATTTGTAAATATTGGTTCCAATACCATGTTTCGGTTTTATGAATTGCCCTAATAAGCATATCACACATCTTCTCACGTCTTATAAAATCAGAGTTTCTTTTCAAACAAATGCTGGAATTTAAATGTGGTTCCCGAACTGCATAGGATTATTCTTATGCAATTACCTCGATGAAACTAATAAACGTATCAGAACAGCCAACGATCGCTCAACCTTATTGTATGACTTGTTTCCAACAGAAACCTGTTCATTTGAACTACTTTTGACCAAGCTATCAACAGTAGAATTATAAGTGGTAAAGACAGTGACAAAGCTAATGCCATTCCCAAATTTCGAATTTCTTAAAGAGAATGAAAAGTGGGTCTTGTTAAGAGCTTTTGTGCCTGCAGTTAAACAAAGAGTCCTATCAAGAACTAGGGGCACATACACTACATATAAAGTATAAACAGTATGGACTTACACAGAAATAGGTATGCATGAGAATATTATATAGAATAAATAGATAATAATTTAAAGTTTTTGAATAGGCATTAATTATAGCAACCAAAAAGTTTAGGAACATAATTTTATATTAGAAGAAAATCCGTTTTAGAATTATATATATCTTTCTGATCCTTGTTTATAACTTATAAGCTATATAATGAACATGAAAAGGTAGCAAACCTATAAGTATTATATTAGTATCAAATTCAATTAACATAGTCGTCGTTACTTTACAGGACAGAAAACTAATGAAGAACTTAATGATATGTCATAGAAGTCCATAAAGAACAAAATTTTTCTTTAATCACCAATCAAGCAGTGAACACGTTCATATGATCAATTAATTTGAAGCTGATTGTCAAGCAAACTGCTCGAGATGTAACAAATGCAATACATCAAGAAGATGTAGAACCTTGGCATTGAAGTCGATCAAGCAAACCTTCTCCAGCAGCAGGTCCAAAAACTAAATGATCAAATTTCTTAGTCTGTCTCTGGTGCCGATGCTCTAGTTTTGGATCCTTGTGTAACTCTAAAACTGACAAATGTTGTTATTCAGCAGGTAGGTTTAAACTACAAACCGGTAAGCAATACAAAAAAAAGAACAATCACCAGAGATTATATGTGGAAACAGGAAAATGACAGGCAAAAGTAAGAGAAACCGACGCCATCCGCTGCACACTCTCATCCCAGGAGTCCTTATATGGAACTTGCTAACTCGAATTATCTCAAAAACAGAAAAAAATTTATACTTATCAGTCTTCTAATTATTTACATTTATACGCCCAAATAAGAAAACCAAGAGTGCAATCCAGAGAGCTACTATCTTCAGAGAGCTACTATCTTCATGTTCCAGCATATCATCTTTGTATTCAAATTAATTCAAAGTTGAGATAAACACAACAAATCTTACACGACATCACAACACAAAGATAGTCAATATATGCTACACAACCATTTAGTGAAATCATATTCTGGAGAATATGGTATAAAAATGTCCGACCTGAATGTTATAAAGAGAGACTAATTTAATCTATTCGGTCTTCAACTCTATAATTCCTCAATAAATATTGAGAACTCATGTAACACTTGTATATTACCAAACTTCCCTAATTTTACGACTCTCGTGGTTAGCATGATGCCAAGTGTCTAGTTGTTGTCCTTCAGGCTTCACCACGAAATAGCCATATACAAAAAATAAGCGCAAGGCTGCAAACGTCTATACTTCCCTAGACCAATCAACAAGAAGCCTGGTGCACCGGATACAACAACCATAACATCAATTAAAAAAGACTTCACCTACATAATTGCACTGCAACCCAGGTCACTACAATACCTAACTAAAAATTACAACACAGTGCAAAAACAATCAGCACCGCCCTTACAAAAACCAATTACCAAACACCCTCTAATTTACGACTTATCAGCAATTCATCAACACTAGTAATTTACATTATAGCTAATCAATTCCACCGCAAAATTCGAAAGCTTCAAAATTTACTTACATATGAACGCCTCACAATTTCAAGAACATGGTAAGTGGCAAAAACAAATTTACAGCATCACTTCATCACTAAACAACACAACAAACAAAATGGGGTTCATCTAATTAACTCAAATAATGAATCATATTAAAGGGTCATGTCATATACACACAAACATACATataatcttgaagattcaaattgAAAAGAAACAATTTCAAGaacatataaacacatatataATCAATAAACAACAAAAAGAATCAAATGGGGTTATATTAATTGCTTACAAGATTGTAATTGAGTGCTTAACAATGCAAGAATGCGAGATGGATTCAAGATTCAACGGGGAATTTAATTCTTTCACTTAAAGGTTGGATTTTTAGTGTTTGGGTGTAGAGAATTATGTGAAATACCCATTTTACCCTTGAGAATTTCTTGCATTTTCCCTACAAATAATGCAaggaaatattttttttattaaaaagtGGTTTGCTAATCCAATAATTTTTAATAGAAAAATCAATATGTTACTTTTAAATTAGttgttttttcttttttctttttattatttttttgggATTGTAAGCACTTGAGGAAATTAAAAACTCAAGTACACCTGAGTTGCAATTTACTTGTTTTATCAGAGTGAAAAAGGAGTGTCAAATGTCAATATGCTAAGATGTGATTGTAAACTCATAGTACTAACAGCTTGAGAAAACATAAGGAGAGCCATCTGATATGGACACATTTTTTACAGTTACaacttttttttaatataatGCTACATTAAACTGAAGATGGGTTCGATCCTCCCTAACTTATGTTCTTGTATGTTTAAAGTTCTTGATCTTGGTATACATCATTCATCTTGTTACACGGAGGCCTTTCAAGCTTAGCACCTGTTTTTATTGCGAGTTTCTGCATTCCCGTCACAAGGTCTTCATCTTTTCCGACATAAAGCAGCTGTCTACCTGGCCGTGATTCAATCCTCTCAAAGTACTTAACTGGAATAACGCCATTAAAACCTTCGGTCAACACAACCTTGTTTTCCGAAAAGTAAAGTTCCATTCCCTCTGCAGAAATAAACATGATACAAAATAAAGAATTAGAAAACTTTGCGGCTGTTTATTACTATAGCATAAACTTAGTACTGATGCTTTTCAATTACCTTCCAGTGCTTTCTTGACATCAAGGAAGATCAAGATATTCACATTTTCTCTCATACCTAGAGCATTGCAGAAACGTAAATTAGATAAAACGTAAGAGGAAATCACGGCGCACAGACTCTTATTTAGCACTGGCACAGCATCAACAATGTCTAATAGGAGACGCATACAATGCTAAAAAATTTGACAAATTTATGTTTGTTCAAGCCATGATCGTCGCTAAACTTTTCCTCAGAAAAGGTTAGAACCAAAGCTATTATCCGCAGTTTATACCACAATTGGGTTATAAGTAGATGCAAATTAATATTTACTCATAATCTGAATATTCCTATTTCAGGCATGTTTTATATCTTGGGGTTGGAGATACTATTTCAGGCATGTTTTATAGAGAAGACTCATTCAAGGAATTCTGTATTGATATTAACTTTTTGTTTCCTTTCCATTTATGCTCCCCCAATCTCAGGTGTTTCTACCTCTTTAAAACTGTTTAAAGGTACAAAATTAAGTCGGGTGCAATAACTTATAAGTAAACAAATTATACACTAGTCTTACCACTAATTACGTCACTATCCTTTGGCAAGCCACAAGCAAAATGAATATGCAATCGTTTCATGCATTTGAGACCATGCTCCAAGATTGATGGTAAGTTCTCCCTGTATGTCCCATGCACACAAACTGCGCACGTCAAGAAGGAAAACAAAGCATTAAAGCAACTAGAATAAGTTGAAAAATGGTTTAGTTACTTAACAGAAACAAAAAACGCATCAACTATAGCAGAAAAAGTAAAAACTACTTACCTGGAACTTCTTCAGCTGAAATAATTGGTTTCAATAGAGATTCAGTTTTAACTGCCTGCAAAGAAAACCGATTccaaatatatattttaatgaaaATGGATGCTCAACCAAAGATAAGTAAACACATGACTGTTGAATCAAGAAAGGATCAAAGTGATTTATATTACAGCAATGCCATCATCACTACACAAAAGTAGAGGTGACAATTTTAATTTTGGTTAGCCTATGTGTGCATCATCTTGTCCTTAAGTTTGATATGCCCAACCAGTCAGAATATCAAGATAATGAAAAAAATGAAGTTGCTTTATGGCATGAGAAAGATCACTCTACCAAGTAGGAATCAGTTGCAACATCAAGAAGAGAGATAAAAACAAAAAACTGTAATAAAGAGTCTGCAGTAAACTATGCTATACACAAATTACTTCCGGATAACAAAAATTACTGCAAAAGAAAACAGAGACAGACTACTTCCCAAAAAAAGGATAATTACAATATACATGAGAAGTCGCTCGGATTTGCAGCTAGAGAAGTTTTGGGTAAACAGAAGAAGTTTGGCAAGTTACAATTTAATAGTAACATAGGTTATTTTAAAAGACCAATAAGCTTATCCGCTTGAAATATCAAATCTAACTCAAGGGTAAGAGAAAAAAGGGTAATCGGATTATAAAACTGTAACAAACAATACAACTGTAAGAAAGCCCATGTACCTTCAGTGTATGTCCTTGGTTCGCACGTACAAAAAGCTCTCCATTTTCTTCCACTAGGCTAAATCGCTGCTTATTATCAGCTATCACTGCCTAAGAAACAAGTAAAGAGTAGATCGATCAACCTTCGGTGATAATATTTATGAGAATGCCAGATCAAAGAAGTGTGATATGTGATATAGTAAATGAGGGTGTGCAGAAGATATTAATATCCCACCGAGAAAGTTAGAGAAGCTAATCCAGATTACTCGACTTCAACAACATTATACATGACAAGACTATAACCGTACAAGTAGCTCTACAGTTTTCTCTCTTGTTATATTCAACTAGTAGAGTTAAGTATTTAAAATAAACCAACCAACAGTAGAAGTAATACTGAAAGAAAAGGAGACGTAATTAAATACCAAAGGACGTGCAAATACCGAACATCATGATGTCTATGAGAATAAGACAAGGATTACAAAACCTTGAGTATCAATAATAATGACAGTTGGCTAGTAAAATTAAGAAGGCATTATAACATAAGAAAGTTCGCATTCATACCTTCCTCACATCAGCAATAGTATGTGAATTTAATGGAATATTGGCCACTGTCTGAAGATTCAGCTTTAACAAATCCTGAACTTTAACATACCCATCACTCCTTATATCCAGGTTAAATTTAGAAGCCGTATGACGCAAAATCCATGTCCTGCAATTATCAAAAATGCAGATACAGAGGACTTGGATTTTCGAAAATTAAACAATTCGATACAAGGGGGAGGGGAATATCCAACAAAATAAAACCCACACCCACCCGTGACACCAGTTCATGTTGAATGTTTATGCTTCCAAAACTAAATAACAGCAAGTAATGAATAACAGTATCAAAGAAACTATTTCAATACTCTTAGCTTAGAGCAAAAAAAATAATAGTAGCGCTGTTCATGTTTACTTCTTTccatcaatttttttttttaatcttGTGCTTGtttatttaagatttaaattaTCTAACAGAAAATCCATTTGCTTGTTCAACTTTGTCCAACTGCACCCAACAACAGATAGAAGAATCACTATCAAGATCCTTCAATAGCACAAACAGAATCCAAACTTACATATTTGGAAACAACATATAATTCAAATACTCCTATCAAAAGAATGAAAAAAGAAATAAGAAAAAAGAGAAGCGAAGTTGAAGACACATACATAAGCCTTCCAAGAGAATCAATCTTATCTGGAGTAAAAGCACCGCCTCCACTATATCCCCTGCTACCACCACCACGTCCCCTGCTACCACCACCACGTCCCCAGCTACTACCTCTCGTATAGGAACTCCGTCCCCTATTACCACCTCCACTGCAATTCAGACGTTTCATATAATAGTTTATAGATTAGAAGGATTGAAACTTTCAGACTATTAAACATTACAGCAAAAACCTATAAATTTTAAATTGCAAAAGACAATAAATTGCTAGGAAATTATTATACAACTACCTCTTTTAACATAGATTAAATCAACCTAAAGATTACCAATTTGATTTACCGGAGATTGAGAATGTAAGAAAACAAAAATAAGACCTTTCGTAGTAGTATCAAAGTTTACAACAGCAACATAATATTAATTACATAAAAAGGCAATGGAAGAATATAAGTAAACCTGCCCTAATCAACCTGAATGAAAACATCCTAAAGTCAACAAATGATTTTCAATAGCTGGAGATCAAGAATGAAAGAGACTAGAATGATCGAAACTATGACTTTCTCAGTATTACATTCTAGTAAGTAGTATAATAGCAACTTTGACATAATCAAGGAATACAAAAGCTTTAAAGGGATTTGGTGAAATGTGTAAACACGGAGAAAGAAAGCAGTCCAACAATTTGCATGCTTTCTTAGTTATACGAGGACGGTAAACAATTGATTATTTGTTTCAAATGTAGAGGCACTAATAGGGTCTTTGCTCTTTTACAACCCTACAACTTGAATCTAATGCAATTCTAAGTTAAAACTAACTTATTTGTCATGTTTGTCAAAGGACAACTTATAAAAGGTGTTAACAACTACAGCTACCCACATCACCATAAATTAAAACAACCTTAAAAATCCAATCTTTTCAGTAACTAAATATCAAGAAAGCAAGAGAAAAACATAAAGATTAAAACTTTACGACTAAAAAACAACCCTTGTCTTGCAACACATACAATTGCCAAGAGAACACAACAAAAGTTCTTAAAACTAAAAACTACAGCTATACACATCACCATAAATTAAAACACACTTAAAAATCCAATCTTTACAAAATCTAAATATCAACAAAGCAACAAAAAGCATAAAAATTGAAACTTTAAGACCAAAAAAAACAACCCTTGTCTTGCAACACATACAATTGCCAAAAAAACATAACAAAAGTTCTTGAAAATAAAAACTACAGCTACCCACATCACCATAATTCAAAACAACCTTAAAAATCCAATCGTTACAAAATCTAAATATCAACAAAGCAACAAAAGCATAAAAATTGAAACTTTAAGCCCAAAAAAACAACCCTTGTCTTGCAACACATACAATTGCCAAGAAAACACAATAAAAGTTCTTAAAAACTAAAAACTACAGCTACCCACATCACCATAAATTAAAACAAGCTTAAAAAAACCAATCTTTACAAAAACTAAATATCAACAAAGCAACAAAAAGCATAAAGATTGAAACTTTAACACTAAAACAAACAACCCTTGTTTTGCAACACATACAATTGCCAAGAAAACACAACAAAAGTTCTTAAAAACTAAAAACTACAGCTACCCACATCACCATAAATTAAAACAACCTTAAAAAAATCCAATCTTTACAAAAACTAAATatcaagaaatcaagaaaaaGCATAAAGATTGAAACTTTAAGATGAAAGAACACAAACCTTGTTGAGTTAGAACAGGAAGAGGAAGCTTGTGTTCTATTGTTGTTGTTGTCCATGGGAAAATTTAGGGTTTGAAAATATTTGGACAATGAAAACGAGGAACGCAAGTACAACTACTGGCAGTGTAAGAAGGTAGCGAAAATACAGCAGCTTGCCACATCTggttttttatttaatttctcgTTTTGGGACAAAAAATAGtacaaatataaaaaaattaaaaatattcaagCCCAATAATAGTGTATGAATATGAACTATGAAGCAATATATATGTGAGTACTTGAGTTGGGTTATCAGGTATGTTGTGTCGGTTTATTGCTTCTTGTTTTTGGGTTCTTGTATTTGTGTTTtgttaaataaaatttttaatcaATTTTAATATAATGAGTTGAGTTAATTGAACAAGGTAAAGagtaattattgaataaaataaatttgaattgacataagtttttttttaaataaaagtgaTATAAGTTAAATTCGAATATAAAATACAATCTCATTAAATCAGTCGAATCACCTTTTTTAATTGTTATGGTACTCGAAATTAGCCgcttttatttaagaaaaatgggtatttttttttaaattaaagtGACATAAGTTAAATTcgaatataaaatatagttttattaAAACAAAGCACTTTTTTTTACTGGTGATGGTACTTGAAATTAGCTCCTTTTATCTTAAAGAAAATTGCAATTTGCACCCTCTTATTTTGTTTCAAAAACAAATGTGTATCAATAGTATCGGAAACTCAGTTTGCACCTCTCAACTTCAACCCGCCAATTCAGAAAGCACCCTTTCGACGGTTATTATTAAAAAAGTAAGGGGTAGAATGGGAATTTCAGTAAAATATTAACtaaactatttttttatttttcagattatattaaaaattgaatttattattataactataaaataatatctttaaatttttgaataatattatatagttgagttttgaattttagtaatattattaatgccaaaaattatataattctaccaaaattaaattcaaaataatttttttatatatattttatatatatttaatttaatgtaattatttcattttaaagtCTTTAACGTCGTTATGATTTTAAAGTGCATTTAATGAAAATATTCTGatcaatattaatatttaatatacaagaaatcatttttataaatattttaacttatttttgaaattctaactaaaatttatttatattttaaaataaagttcCCTTTTTACcccttattattttaattataatctgCAAAATGATGCATACTGGATTAGTAAATTGAAGTTGAGGGGTGCAAGTTGTATTTCCGAAAGTTCTGATACAAAATTGTTTTTTTCAACTTTGTTTGAGTGTGCAAATTGCAATTTTCTCTTTATCTTAAGAAAAGTGGGTAAATcgtaattttttaaaattataaaataataataatataataataataaaaataataataataagatcAAGTTTTTGACAATTACACTAGTTTGTAAAAAAATAATGGCTCTTAGAACTTAAATACATTAATATTCTGATGTTTTTTTTACAAGGCTTATAGGTTATAGCAGGATCTAGTAACGAATTATCCACTTCAGTTATTCAAGCTCTAATATTCTGAATTCAGTAGAAACGAAATTACATTTGGAAGGATTGGAATTTGATTCAATTTGGTAAGATTCAAATATGAGCACAACTCTGAACAAAATTTATACCAAATTAAATAAGGGGATTACAAGTCTAAACTCTCCACCCTCTCATAGTCTCATGTCTGTGGAGACTTGCTATTCAATCACCAGAACATTTGGACCAATAATGCTTCACAGGTTCTCAGATGCAGCAGCAAAATGCATTTAAACAATAAACATCATTCGAAACACCAGATATGTTTATAACATCCTTAGAACAACTCAGAGTCTTAGATGGAAAAATGACAATTCTACAATGCTTAAATGTTAAGTCTCACTTTGGAGTTTTCAAAACCATGAGTTTCAAAATCCAACTTCCAAACCAATTTATCCTTTCTACGACCACGAGCAGACGTCCTGACGGTGGTTGATTAACTGCAAGGAGACATAAATCCAACTGAGACAGATCTTATGACCACATTTCTTTGTGAAAATTTAAAGGGCAGAACATTGAAGCACTATATAATCAATACCTGCAACTTGGACTCAACCTAAACTTGGAGCCCTTGTCCTTTCTATTGCTTATCAAATGCTTCCTGCTTCCTGCTTCCTGATTGCAGCTGATTTTCTCGACTATGCATATGACCCATGCCTGGGAGAGGTATACTTATTCCTTATAGTTCTCATTACACTTAAGATTCAACTTAATAAAGCAACCGATACTAAAACCAGATGTACTTGGTAAAATGAGATCATTATTAGTAAAGGCCTAAAAGGTTGAGGCAATGGCAGATTTTACCGCCACATGTTCTTTATGAAAATTTGAAGGCAGAACATCGAAGCACTATATATTTAATACCTGCTCAGCTGCTCCCCTCTATCATCTGGACCCTCAGGTTATTCAGGCTCATTTGGGACAGTGCTCAATGAATTCTTATGAAAAGATAAACAAAAATTAGAAGGATTGTGCTTGGATTAATACCGTGTTTGCAACCAGTTCCCAGTTACATCAGTATTTACAACATGATATCTCTGAGTTAATCGTGTGCCATTTGTCTAACGAGGAATATATTTCCTGTACTTGAGGATGCGATCTGTCCCCCACGAGGAACTCATGAACAGCTC
This region of Apium graveolens cultivar Ventura unplaced genomic scaffold, ASM990537v1 ctg6980, whole genome shotgun sequence genomic DNA includes:
- the LOC141703673 gene encoding uncharacterized protein LOC141703673, encoding MDNNNNRTQASSSCSNSTSGGGNRGRSSYTRGSSWGRGGGSRGRGGGSRGYSGGGAFTPDKIDSLGRLMTWILRHTASKFNLDIRSDGYVKVQDLLKLNLQTVANIPLNSHTIADVRKAVIADNKQRFSLVEENGELFVRANQGHTLKAVKTESLLKPIISAEEVPVCVHGTYRENLPSILEHGLKCMKRLHIHFACGLPKDSDVISGMRENVNILIFLDVKKALEEGMELYFSENKVVLTEGFNGVIPVKYFERIESRPGRQLLYVGKDEDLVTGMQKLAIKTGAKLERPPCNKMNDVYQDQEL